In Halorhabdus rudnickae, the following proteins share a genomic window:
- a CDS encoding helix-turn-helix domain-containing protein — protein sequence MVHATLTLSIPRRIWIGALSQDHPNSRIRVLSAFPKGEESGVGLVEIDGPDVPAVVRAIEDEETVTDLAVLGRHDDQALVQFETTDPLLLFPIVGSGIPLELPFDIRDGEARWELTASQDRLSELGDQLETLGISFTVEQLRQHVEPEQVLSERQTTLVKAAIERGYYDTPRECTLTALADAMDMAKSTCSETLHRAEEKIVKQFFEDEPTASARRRI from the coding sequence ATGGTACATGCGACACTGACGTTATCGATTCCCCGGCGGATCTGGATCGGAGCGCTCTCTCAGGACCATCCCAACTCGCGGATCCGCGTGCTCTCTGCGTTCCCGAAGGGCGAGGAGTCCGGCGTCGGACTGGTCGAGATTGACGGCCCGGACGTGCCAGCGGTCGTTCGCGCGATCGAGGACGAGGAGACCGTCACCGATCTGGCGGTACTCGGTCGGCACGACGACCAGGCACTCGTCCAGTTCGAAACGACTGACCCACTCTTGCTCTTTCCGATCGTCGGTTCCGGCATCCCACTGGAACTGCCCTTCGACATCCGCGACGGAGAGGCGCGCTGGGAACTGACGGCTTCCCAAGATCGACTCTCGGAACTCGGCGATCAACTGGAGACGCTGGGCATCTCCTTTACCGTCGAACAACTCCGCCAGCACGTCGAGCCCGAACAAGTCCTGTCCGAGCGACAGACGACACTGGTCAAAGCAGCCATCGAGAGAGGGTATTACGATACCCCGCGTGAGTGTACGCTCACCGCACTTGCCGACGCAATGGACATGGCCAAATCGACCTGTAGCGAGACGCTCCACCGCGCCGAAGAGAAGATCGTCAAGCAGTTCTTCGAGGACGAACCGACCGCGAGTGCCCGACGACGGATCTAG
- the aroA gene encoding 3-phosphoshikimate 1-carboxyvinyltransferase, which translates to MDVDISQSTVAGTAQAPPSKSYTHRAILAAGYADSATVRDPLVSADTEATMAAVEAYGGTVDRHGATLTIRGFDGRPDVPGDVIDCANSGTTMRLVTATAALADGVTVLTGDDSLRSRPQGALLDAIEQLDGRAESTRGNGQAPLVVKGPIDGGSVSIPGDVSSQYITALLMAGAMTDDGVTIDLETELKSAPYVDITVEVLDAFGVEAESTADGFEVPGGQTYDPAGGEYAVPGDFSSMSYLLAAGALAAPDELTVTSAHPSAQGDSAIVDVLERMGADIDWDRDAGEITVRQSTLSGVEVSVADTPDLLPTIAVLGAVADGDTRIVDCEHVRYKETDRVSAMAEELGAMGANLTEQQDTLTIHGGDTELSSAVVDGRGDHRIVMSLAIAGLVADGETTVGGAEHVDVSFPNFFDVLESIGADVRRD; encoded by the coding sequence ATGGACGTAGACATCTCTCAGTCGACGGTCGCGGGGACAGCCCAGGCCCCGCCGTCGAAGAGCTACACGCATCGCGCGATCCTCGCCGCCGGCTACGCTGACAGCGCGACTGTTCGTGATCCGCTGGTCAGTGCCGACACTGAGGCGACAATGGCTGCCGTCGAAGCCTACGGCGGCACCGTTGATCGCCACGGGGCCACCCTTACGATCAGGGGGTTCGACGGCCGACCGGATGTTCCAGGGGACGTGATCGACTGCGCGAACAGCGGAACGACGATGCGCTTGGTGACGGCGACGGCCGCCCTGGCCGACGGCGTTACGGTGCTGACTGGCGATGACTCTCTCCGCTCACGACCGCAGGGCGCGTTGCTGGACGCGATCGAACAGCTCGATGGTCGGGCCGAGAGTACTCGTGGCAACGGCCAGGCGCCACTGGTCGTGAAAGGACCTATCGACGGTGGATCGGTCTCGATTCCGGGCGACGTTTCCTCACAGTACATCACCGCTCTGTTGATGGCCGGCGCAATGACCGATGACGGGGTCACGATCGACCTGGAGACCGAATTGAAGTCCGCGCCGTACGTCGATATCACGGTCGAAGTCCTCGACGCGTTCGGCGTCGAGGCCGAGTCGACGGCCGACGGATTCGAAGTGCCGGGCGGACAGACCTACGATCCCGCGGGCGGAGAGTACGCCGTCCCCGGTGACTTCTCCTCGATGTCCTATCTGCTTGCGGCGGGCGCGCTCGCCGCGCCGGACGAGCTGACGGTCACCAGCGCCCATCCGAGTGCGCAAGGGGATTCGGCGATCGTCGATGTTCTCGAACGAATGGGTGCGGACATCGACTGGGACCGTGATGCGGGCGAGATCACTGTCAGGCAGTCGACCCTTTCGGGCGTCGAGGTCAGCGTCGCGGACACGCCCGATCTCTTGCCGACGATCGCGGTCCTCGGTGCGGTCGCCGACGGCGATACTCGCATCGTCGATTGTGAACACGTTCGCTACAAGGAGACCGACCGCGTCAGCGCGATGGCCGAGGAACTCGGGGCGATGGGCGCTAATCTCACCGAACAACAGGACACCCTGACGATCCACGGCGGCGACACCGAACTATCGAGTGCGGTCGTCGACGGCCGCGGCGACCACCGGATCGTGATGTCGCTGGCGATCGCTGGCCTGGTCGCCGATGGCGAGACGACCGTCGGCGGGGCCGAGCACGTCGACGTCTCGTTCCCGAATTTCTTCGACGTTCTCGAGTCGATCGGCGCAGACGTCCGGCGGGACTGA
- a CDS encoding ribbon-helix-helix domain-containing protein produces the protein MTEYTTVSIPKDLAERVDDTIEGTSFSSTSDLVRFLLRSIVIQHQQSEELTEAEFDEITTQLQDLGYLE, from the coding sequence ATGACCGAATACACGACAGTGTCGATTCCGAAGGATCTTGCCGAGCGAGTCGATGACACGATCGAAGGGACGAGTTTCTCCTCGACGAGTGACCTCGTTCGGTTCCTCTTGCGGAGTATCGTCATCCAGCACCAGCAATCGGAGGAACTCACGGAGGCGGAGTTCGACGAGATCACTACCCAACTACAGGATCTGGGCTATCTCGAGTGA
- a CDS encoding M24 family metallopeptidase produces MERDFDPLDDRLSELDVDGYLLDADGNDPNQHYLSGFDAPDPFVTLYADGTHLLFVRSLEFGRAKREARADTVQRFVDYDYDRLREEWGHREAAGRVQAAFLAEHDVERVAVPPRFPTGTTDALREQGVDVTVDHDDVIESVRATKNEAEIEHVRTAQRANERAMAAAEELIRDASVDDEGRLVHDGDVLTSERVREEIEVTLLRNGCALDETIVACGADAADPHDHGSGPLLAHEPIIVDIFPQDKATKYHADMTRTFLVGEPTDAIQEWFEVTDRARQAAIDAVEPGVTGADVHDVVCDVYEDAGLPTLREDGSAETGFIHSTGHGVGLAVHEQPSLGPQGGELEPGHVVTIEPGLYDPEVGGVRIEDFLVVTEDGHENLTEYPVSLGDQNS; encoded by the coding sequence ATGGAACGCGATTTCGACCCCCTCGATGACCGTCTCTCCGAACTTGATGTTGACGGCTATCTCCTTGACGCCGATGGGAACGATCCGAACCAGCACTACCTCTCCGGGTTCGACGCGCCCGACCCGTTCGTGACGCTGTACGCCGACGGTACGCATCTCCTATTCGTGCGGAGTCTGGAGTTCGGCCGAGCGAAGCGCGAGGCGCGGGCCGACACCGTCCAGCGGTTCGTCGACTACGACTACGATCGACTTCGCGAGGAGTGGGGCCACCGCGAAGCGGCCGGTCGCGTCCAGGCCGCGTTCCTCGCCGAACACGACGTCGAACGCGTCGCCGTCCCACCACGGTTCCCGACAGGGACGACCGACGCGCTTCGCGAGCAGGGTGTCGACGTCACTGTCGATCACGACGACGTAATCGAGTCCGTGCGAGCAACCAAAAACGAGGCGGAGATCGAGCACGTCCGGACCGCCCAACGAGCCAACGAACGCGCGATGGCCGCAGCCGAGGAACTGATTCGCGACGCATCTGTCGACGACGAGGGACGGCTCGTCCACGACGGTGACGTACTGACCAGCGAACGGGTCCGCGAGGAGATCGAAGTGACGCTTCTTCGGAACGGCTGTGCGTTAGACGAGACGATCGTCGCCTGTGGCGCGGACGCTGCGGACCCCCACGATCACGGGAGCGGACCGCTTCTGGCTCACGAGCCGATCATCGTCGACATTTTCCCCCAGGACAAGGCGACGAAGTACCACGCCGACATGACCCGGACCTTCCTGGTCGGAGAGCCGACCGATGCGATCCAGGAATGGTTCGAGGTTACCGACCGGGCACGGCAGGCAGCCATCGACGCGGTCGAGCCAGGCGTTACCGGTGCCGACGTTCACGATGTCGTCTGTGACGTCTACGAGGACGCCGGCCTGCCGACGCTGCGTGAGGACGGCAGTGCCGAGACGGGCTTCATTCACTCGACCGGTCACGGCGTTGGCCTGGCCGTCCACGAACAGCCCAGCCTCGGCCCGCAGGGGGGCGAACTCGAACCCGGCCACGTGGTCACGATCGAACCCGGTCTCTATGACCCCGAGGTCGGCGGCGTCCGGATCGAGGACTTCCTGGTCGTCACCGAGGATGGCCACGAGAACCTAACCGAATATCCAGTCTCGCTCGGCGACCAGAATTCCTAA
- a CDS encoding SRPBCC family protein has product MEEVTVSRDVAAPPEAVQAAFEDVGAFMRAAGFDEVTVADDTVTVGRNIGLAELELTLRFVESDAALTYEQVEGMFKTMTTTYRVDDHPDGATVTASTEFALGGMIGSALDATLIKRQRTNELKDQLAYLERMATDG; this is encoded by the coding sequence ATGGAAGAAGTCACTGTCAGTCGGGACGTGGCGGCACCCCCCGAGGCGGTCCAGGCGGCGTTCGAGGACGTCGGGGCGTTCATGCGCGCCGCGGGATTCGACGAGGTCACGGTCGCGGACGACACCGTGACCGTCGGGCGGAATATCGGGCTGGCCGAACTCGAATTGACCCTCCGGTTCGTCGAGAGCGACGCCGCGTTGACCTACGAGCAGGTCGAGGGGATGTTCAAGACGATGACGACGACCTACCGCGTCGACGATCACCCGGACGGCGCGACTGTCACCGCGAGCACCGAATTTGCCCTCGGTGGGATGATCGGCTCCGCACTGGACGCGACGCTGATCAAGCGCCAGCGCACGAACGAACTCAAAGACCAACTCGCGTACCTTGAGCGGATGGCGACCGATGGGTGA
- a CDS encoding TrmB family transcriptional regulator, giving the protein MSSDPSEDPQSAAVEQLTQFGLSTYAARTFVALTTLGSGTARDVSRISEVPRTRVYDAIDELHDRGLVDIQHSSPKQFWAISVETASRTFEHELNRRIEVLQTALAEIESPQPRSEQFGVWTVNGEAAITDRVLDFFASADEEIVYMTVEDLLTTEIIEQLGTAADRGVSIQLAGVSPAVQDRIQDEIPDATMFESLWVWSDTSAGRLMMVDGQKTLVSALVNGSEASPSDPRSETAIWGEGDRNSLVVVLKAIFTWRLDTDVPK; this is encoded by the coding sequence ATGAGCAGCGATCCAAGCGAGGACCCGCAGTCTGCAGCGGTCGAACAACTCACGCAGTTCGGTTTGAGTACCTACGCCGCACGGACGTTCGTCGCACTGACGACTCTCGGTTCAGGGACGGCGAGAGACGTGAGTCGCATCTCGGAGGTGCCACGGACTCGGGTGTACGATGCGATAGACGAACTGCACGATCGAGGTCTCGTCGATATTCAGCACTCCTCACCGAAACAGTTCTGGGCGATTTCCGTCGAAACCGCGAGTCGAACGTTCGAACATGAACTAAACCGCCGCATCGAAGTACTACAGACCGCACTGGCGGAAATCGAGTCTCCCCAGCCCCGATCAGAACAGTTCGGCGTCTGGACAGTCAACGGAGAGGCCGCTATCACAGACCGGGTACTAGATTTTTTCGCCAGTGCGGACGAGGAGATCGTCTACATGACCGTCGAGGACCTCCTCACTACGGAGATCATCGAACAGTTAGGGACGGCAGCCGACCGGGGAGTCTCGATCCAACTCGCGGGGGTTTCTCCGGCCGTCCAGGACCGCATTCAAGACGAGATCCCGGACGCGACGATGTTCGAGTCGCTGTGGGTCTGGTCGGATACGTCGGCTGGACGACTCATGATGGTTGACGGGCAGAAAACGCTCGTGAGTGCCCTCGTCAACGGATCTGAGGCAAGCCCGTCCGACCCGCGTTCGGAGACCGCAATCTGGGGTGAAGGCGACAGGAACAGTTTAGTCGTGGTTCTCAAAGCGATCTTTACCTGGCGACTCGACACAGATGTTCCGAAATAG
- a CDS encoding DUF5779 family protein, with the protein MSEFDLDLQTVESQLEGEEGDPPDSRVVLGILDGTTPDEEWVELIEDGAVLVLNVKGDVNELAAGFARDVRDSDGNLMHFRGFLVITPPGIEIDTARLE; encoded by the coding sequence ATGAGTGAATTCGATCTGGACTTACAGACCGTCGAATCACAACTGGAGGGCGAGGAGGGAGATCCACCTGACAGTCGGGTCGTCCTTGGCATCTTGGATGGGACGACCCCGGACGAGGAGTGGGTCGAACTCATCGAGGACGGCGCCGTGCTGGTCTTGAACGTCAAGGGTGACGTCAACGAGCTGGCTGCCGGCTTCGCCCGGGACGTTCGTGACAGCGACGGCAACCTGATGCACTTCCGTGGCTTTCTGGTGATCACGCCACCCGGGATCGAGATCGACACCGCTCGACTCGAGTAA
- a CDS encoding DUF2391 domain-containing protein — MSIDAGSDPDAPPTQPNVADLVEELDELEATVDSPEERERVESVRETALSVSQQGSFGRIISGFDRADASEALLGSVLFGIPMFVEGGTSEVGAFLAAYPPFLIGTVGFTFALVFGILYVAEIQDVRVVDPLFGFIPQRFAGVLVIASTTALLLMTMWGRLTWSEPLVAIGELAAAILPMSVGGALGDILPGS; from the coding sequence ATGAGTATCGACGCCGGATCTGATCCGGACGCGCCACCGACACAGCCCAACGTCGCCGATCTGGTCGAGGAACTCGACGAACTCGAGGCGACCGTCGATTCTCCGGAGGAACGTGAGCGCGTCGAGTCCGTCAGAGAGACCGCTCTGTCAGTGAGCCAGCAGGGATCGTTCGGACGCATCATCTCCGGGTTCGACCGCGCCGACGCGTCGGAGGCGCTTCTGGGAAGCGTTCTCTTCGGGATCCCGATGTTTGTCGAGGGTGGGACGAGTGAAGTCGGTGCGTTTCTCGCAGCCTATCCGCCCTTCCTGATCGGGACCGTCGGATTCACGTTTGCGCTTGTGTTCGGTATCCTCTACGTCGCCGAGATCCAGGACGTTCGCGTGGTCGATCCACTCTTTGGATTCATCCCCCAGCGGTTCGCCGGCGTATTGGTCATCGCCTCGACGACGGCACTCCTGTTGATGACGATGTGGGGTCGGCTCACGTGGTCCGAGCCACTGGTCGCCATCGGCGAACTCGCCGCCGCAATCTTGCCGATGTCGGTCGGCGGCGCGCTGGGCGACATTCTGCCCGGATCGTGA
- a CDS encoding TrmB family transcriptional regulator, whose translation MSKDANVEQAIEILQQLGLKEYEARCLVGLTRLDSGTAKQLSEITEVPRTRVYDAIRVLEAQGLVEIQHSSPQRFRPVSLEEATETLRDQYEDRVERLHDALATVEIVDEDDESHVQEVWAMAGQDAIENRTEQLIEKATDEIVLVIGDETLLTADFIETLNGIGTDIELILGTLTPSLQEEVRAAVPTATTFVSGLEWLQGEDSTGDDIAIGRLLLVDRSTILVSSIIPDSKAEQAIFGEGFGNGLVVIARRLMAQGLIPVRDPSS comes from the coding sequence ATGTCTAAAGATGCAAACGTGGAGCAAGCGATCGAAATCCTACAGCAACTCGGTTTGAAAGAATACGAGGCCCGCTGTTTAGTCGGGTTGACTCGTCTCGATTCGGGGACTGCCAAGCAACTCAGCGAGATAACGGAAGTTCCTCGGACCCGGGTGTACGATGCGATTCGGGTCCTCGAAGCCCAGGGCCTCGTCGAGATTCAGCATTCGAGTCCACAGCGGTTTCGCCCGGTCTCTCTGGAAGAGGCAACCGAAACGCTCCGTGACCAGTACGAAGACCGCGTCGAGCGACTTCACGACGCCCTCGCGACGGTCGAGATTGTGGACGAAGATGACGAGTCCCACGTCCAGGAGGTGTGGGCGATGGCCGGGCAGGACGCGATCGAGAACCGGACGGAGCAACTCATCGAAAAAGCCACAGACGAAATCGTGCTCGTCATCGGTGACGAAACGCTGTTGACAGCGGATTTCATCGAGACTCTCAATGGGATCGGAACCGACATCGAGTTGATCCTCGGGACGCTGACGCCGTCACTTCAAGAAGAGGTTCGAGCGGCTGTACCAACTGCCACGACGTTCGTCTCGGGCCTGGAATGGTTGCAGGGCGAAGACTCCACGGGAGACGATATAGCGATCGGTCGGCTGCTGCTTGTAGACCGCTCGACGATCCTCGTGAGTTCGATCATCCCTGATTCGAAAGCGGAACAGGCGATTTTCGGCGAGGGATTCGGGAACGGACTCGTCGTTATCGCTCGGCGGCTCATGGCCCAGGGCCTCATCCCGGTCCGTGACCCGTCTTCTTGA
- a CDS encoding ATP-binding protein, which translates to MRESIRVLHIDDDPEFVDLVSTMLERESDRLAVVTANDASEAIDRLEDDTVDCIVSDYEMPSRTGLELLEDVRETHPDLPFILYTGRGSEAVASEAISAGVTDYLEKTGGSEQYTVLCNRIENAVEQHRASERAETLERIREVVRDVNQALVRSNRRSELETQVCEIITNEGPYEFAWIGKPDSEVESIEPQACEGAGDDSLESISLDDSLTARGPTARAFEEGELIVTQSIADDGAFDPWGETALERGFRSSAAVPLSFEDEQYGVLTVYSSEREPFDDTEKDLLGELGGDIGHALHRIEQERRYRRLFEESVNAIAVHELRTDEDGQPIDYVFLDVNEAFENTTGLEREEVLGERVTDVLPDLDPVFIERYGRVVLADEPVQFDHYTESLDAHYAISAFPLGADRFVTTFNDITTLVERDRELAETNTLLSALLENLPFGVLVENPDREIMAANPAFCEIFDFSVGCEELVGEDCADAAADISDDLQHPQRFIERIEELLANREPTLDEHIEMADGRTLSRSYVPFSMPDGVGDLWLYQDVTAHVDRERELQRTNDRLETVRDQLELALETTNAYTFDWRPEDNEIQRYPTFADVFGIDSATVEPVFDAYFEIVPSDHCERVKQTIQAAIEARTSYDLSYPVCPGDERIWVREQADVLTEDGSVRVVGTVTDVTDLKEYEQRLERQNERLDEFAELISHDLRNPLNVAFGRAELLADDCESDHTQPLLEALERMEAIVGNTLTLARQGDTVGAVKPVPIESIVEECMEMIDAEPATVEVTDGFRIRGDPDRVRHVFENLLSNAVDHATSAGGEEKSSTTDETVTVRIDRLDDRGFYVADDGPGVPNDQREDIFEPGYTTTTEGTGLGLTIVERIAEAHGWDIAVTESRDGGARFEFTGVDIV; encoded by the coding sequence ATGCGCGAGTCGATTCGGGTACTACATATCGATGACGACCCGGAATTCGTCGATCTCGTCTCGACGATGCTCGAACGCGAGAGCGATCGACTCGCCGTCGTGACTGCCAACGACGCGAGCGAGGCTATCGACCGACTGGAGGACGACACTGTCGACTGTATCGTCAGCGACTACGAGATGCCCAGTCGAACTGGACTCGAGTTGCTCGAAGACGTACGGGAAACGCACCCGGATCTACCGTTCATTCTCTATACTGGACGCGGATCCGAGGCGGTCGCGAGTGAGGCCATTTCCGCCGGCGTGACCGACTATCTGGAGAAGACGGGCGGATCCGAGCAGTACACCGTCCTTTGCAACCGGATCGAAAACGCGGTCGAACAGCATCGAGCCAGCGAGCGCGCCGAAACTCTGGAGCGGATCAGAGAAGTTGTCCGGGACGTAAATCAAGCGTTGGTCCGCTCGAATAGGCGATCTGAACTCGAAACCCAAGTCTGTGAGATCATCACGAACGAAGGGCCATACGAGTTCGCGTGGATCGGCAAACCCGATTCGGAGGTGGAGTCGATCGAACCACAAGCTTGTGAGGGTGCCGGGGACGATTCCCTCGAATCTATCTCGCTCGATGACAGTCTGACGGCTCGTGGACCGACTGCCAGGGCGTTCGAGGAGGGCGAACTCATCGTCACGCAGTCGATCGCTGACGATGGGGCGTTCGACCCCTGGGGAGAGACAGCCCTGGAACGTGGGTTTCGATCGAGTGCTGCTGTCCCATTATCCTTCGAGGATGAACAATACGGCGTACTGACCGTCTACAGTAGCGAACGGGAACCGTTCGACGACACGGAGAAGGACCTACTGGGCGAACTCGGCGGCGACATCGGGCACGCACTCCATCGGATCGAACAGGAGCGGCGGTATCGGCGACTCTTCGAGGAGTCGGTCAACGCGATCGCCGTCCACGAACTCCGGACGGACGAGGACGGTCAGCCGATCGATTACGTCTTTCTCGACGTAAACGAAGCATTCGAGAACACGACTGGCCTCGAACGCGAGGAGGTTCTGGGCGAACGAGTGACGGACGTGTTGCCGGATCTCGATCCAGTGTTCATCGAACGATACGGACGAGTCGTTTTGGCGGACGAGCCGGTCCAATTCGATCACTACACCGAATCCCTGGATGCCCACTACGCCATTTCGGCCTTCCCGCTCGGCGCGGACCGATTCGTCACGACGTTCAACGACATCACGACGCTAGTCGAACGCGATCGGGAACTGGCCGAGACCAACACGCTCCTCTCGGCGCTGCTCGAGAATCTCCCCTTCGGTGTTCTCGTCGAGAACCCCGATCGGGAGATCATGGCTGCGAACCCGGCATTCTGTGAGATATTCGACTTTTCCGTCGGCTGTGAGGAACTGGTGGGTGAAGACTGTGCGGACGCCGCGGCGGACATCAGCGACGACCTCCAGCACCCACAGCGATTCATCGAGCGTATCGAGGAACTATTGGCCAACAGGGAGCCAACGCTGGACGAACACATCGAAATGGCCGACGGCCGAACCCTTTCCCGAAGTTACGTACCGTTCTCGATGCCTGACGGCGTAGGGGACCTGTGGCTCTATCAAGACGTGACTGCCCACGTCGACCGCGAGAGAGAGTTACAGCGGACGAACGACCGCCTCGAGACAGTCCGCGACCAACTCGAACTCGCCTTAGAGACGACCAACGCCTACACGTTCGACTGGCGACCCGAGGACAACGAGATTCAGCGGTACCCGACCTTCGCGGATGTCTTCGGTATCGACTCGGCGACAGTCGAGCCGGTCTTCGACGCGTACTTCGAGATTGTGCCGTCTGATCACTGCGAGAGAGTTAAACAGACAATCCAAGCCGCGATCGAAGCGAGAACATCTTACGACCTCAGTTATCCAGTCTGTCCCGGAGACGAACGGATCTGGGTTCGCGAGCAGGCTGACGTGTTGACTGAAGACGGTTCGGTCCGGGTCGTCGGGACAGTGACCGACGTGACCGACCTCAAAGAGTACGAGCAGCGACTCGAGCGCCAGAACGAACGCCTCGATGAATTTGCCGAGCTCATCTCACACGACCTCCGAAACCCGCTGAACGTGGCCTTCGGGCGGGCGGAACTGCTTGCGGACGACTGTGAAAGCGACCACACGCAACCGCTACTGGAGGCACTCGAGCGGATGGAAGCCATCGTCGGAAACACACTGACGCTCGCCCGCCAGGGGGATACTGTCGGAGCGGTGAAACCGGTTCCAATCGAGTCAATCGTCGAAGAGTGTATGGAGATGATCGACGCCGAACCCGCAACGGTCGAAGTCACTGATGGGTTCCGGATCCGGGGCGACCCTGATAGGGTCAGACATGTCTTCGAGAATCTGCTTTCGAATGCGGTCGATCACGCCACCTCAGCGGGCGGCGAGGAAAAATCCTCGACGACCGACGAGACGGTCACCGTTCGAATTGACCGACTTGACGATCGCGGGTTTTACGTCGCAGACGACGGGCCGGGCGTTCCGAACGACCAACGCGAGGACATCTTCGAGCCTGGCTACACGACGACGACTGAGGGGACGGGACTTGGACTCACGATCGTCGAGCGGATCGCCGAGGCCCACGGCTGGGACATCGCGGTGACCGAAAGCCGGGATGGCGGTGCCCGATTTGAGTTTACCGGCGTCGATATCGTGTAA
- a CDS encoding HalOD1 output domain-containing protein → MGRAFDRGTESPSMTVLEGVASIKDEPIECPYDTVDSDALNTLIEAGGASVQFEYEGYTVEVTDERVRATDTRSV, encoded by the coding sequence ATGGGCAGGGCGTTCGATCGGGGGACCGAATCGCCGAGCATGACTGTTCTCGAGGGAGTCGCTTCGATCAAAGACGAACCCATCGAGTGCCCCTATGACACCGTCGATTCCGACGCGCTGAACACGCTGATCGAGGCCGGCGGGGCCTCCGTTCAGTTCGAATACGAAGGCTACACAGTAGAGGTCACCGACGAGCGTGTCCGTGCGACCGACACTCGCTCCGTATAG
- a CDS encoding FxLYD domain-containing protein, with protein sequence MDRRTYLALTGAVFGLAGCVGDNDENDLITLDAAATATETETETESDPASFEIIEVSAPSEVRTGQAYTIEITVRNTGGQPGTFEATLEGSARGTPGWDDLGTITVESIPAGETETWISESFSYQNTGIVQFRLGGRQWSSIVTQAQPDVQLQSHELVTEESEYTTEIYVAAVVENTGQGATGGVGLTVNWFDGNGDYIDDSDQSIATMAAGETWAARIYTITDPDRVADYELTLGDVGNSPTAAPALEVSDTRLLVGDNNAKITGTVRNTGSDRIDSIDIIGKFYDADDTLLFTESALFFEDLAAEESSNFEIERLSSRRLTQIEDYEVVLGSTTF encoded by the coding sequence ATGGACCGCCGAACGTATCTGGCACTGACGGGCGCTGTATTCGGACTGGCTGGGTGTGTCGGCGACAATGACGAGAATGATTTGATCACATTAGATGCGGCAGCAACTGCAACAGAGACGGAAACCGAAACAGAGTCCGATCCGGCGAGCTTTGAAATCATCGAGGTCAGCGCGCCCTCGGAAGTCAGGACCGGCCAAGCATATACGATCGAGATCACGGTGCGGAACACTGGCGGTCAGCCCGGCACCTTCGAGGCGACTCTTGAGGGCAGCGCGCGCGGCACTCCCGGCTGGGACGACCTCGGCACAATCACGGTTGAATCCATCCCTGCCGGCGAAACCGAGACGTGGATCAGTGAAAGTTTCAGTTATCAAAACACAGGGATCGTCCAGTTCCGGCTCGGTGGCCGCCAATGGAGTTCTATTGTCACCCAGGCTCAGCCTGACGTCCAGCTGCAGAGCCACGAACTTGTTACTGAGGAGAGTGAATACACGACCGAAATATACGTTGCCGCTGTGGTAGAGAACACTGGCCAAGGCGCAACCGGTGGTGTCGGCTTGACGGTAAACTGGTTCGATGGAAATGGCGATTATATCGACGACAGTGACCAAAGCATTGCTACGATGGCAGCGGGTGAAACGTGGGCCGCTCGCATATACACGATCACTGATCCTGATAGAGTGGCCGATTATGAACTGACTCTCGGTGATGTTGGCAACTCTCCAACCGCGGCGCCAGCTCTGGAGGTCTCAGATACCCGGCTGTTGGTGGGGGATAATAATGCGAAGATCACTGGCACAGTGCGGAACACGGGTTCTGACCGAATTGACTCAATTGATATTATTGGGAAATTTTACGACGCCGACGATACTCTTCTGTTCACAGAGTCAGCGCTGTTTTTCGAAGACCTCGCTGCCGAAGAAAGCTCAAACTTCGAAATTGAGCGTCTCAGTAGCAGACGTCTCACACAGATCGAGGATTACGAGGTCGTGTTGGGCTCAACGACCTTCTGA